In Sphingopyxis sp. 113P3, one DNA window encodes the following:
- the smc gene encoding chromosome segregation protein SMC has product MQIKRLRLTGFKSFVEPTELRIEPGLTGVVGPNGCGKSNLLEAIRWVMGESSPKSMRGGGMEDVIFAGTSSRPARDFAEVAIHCDTEGALVAGLSDASEGRELEIIRRIERGAGSAYRANGRDVRAKDVALIFADAATGAHSPALVSQGKIANVIAAKPTERRAMLEEAAGIAGLHVRRKDAEQKLRATETNLSRLSEIVADMEVRANALRRQARAAERYRKLSDEIRIAEARLIYARWRDAAAAADQARRDADAAEAAVRVAQEELETLSRAQTEVATRVGSARADAQAQRDALAEATATQVRLAGEERAARQRIDDLAAQQARLADDRAREGELARDAHHALTTFDAESKELAQRIAVHDADRTALVEAHQAAQARLRDAEVALAQARAKAASEAADRRVALGARDNAEAAVRRIASESARVEADVAALGDSAALAANVEESARAAARAESAIAEAETALAEAEADREAATTDLAAVDAGLAEARAALAALEGEAATLQRALAAARSDADRILDRIKVKPGYEAALAAALGDDLDAGTDADAARSWRGAEPSKNDPPLATGTRALAEFVDAPLALARRLSQVAVAEGDTGQPLAVGQRLVTLGGVMRRWDGFVTRGDGATASERLQRQNRLDALAAQRPEVELGVEELRTRREKAAATLAARTEAAAAARKALADADETRRGALRAADQAQAALDRHRDAAALFAGRLAEIAAAAKEAEEQLAAHEAALAALPDETIARAALDGAEADAERARSDANAAQGALADHDRALAALSERQAVVSAEIKSWKARAGEAARRVADMDKRAGALAAEAEKLANLPDKLAADRCAAEAQQSALREKVAEAELREREAEAALREAEAALTTIRERVAAARETRAGAVARSENAELRRVEMGRLSGERFECPPPLLPQKAGFESDGVGDPGTESAQHDRLIADRERLGPVNLVAADELAELDTEREKNAAEIEELQQAVNRLRGSIGNLNREGRVRLLAAFEAVNAHFQRLFTTLFNGGQAHLELVDSDDPLEAGLEIMAQPPGKRLGTLTLLSGGEQALTAVALIFGLFLTNPAPICVLDEVDAPLDDANIERFCDLLDRMSRETNTRYLIVTHNAVTMARMHRLFGVTMIERGVSRLVSVDLGGAEELLAAE; this is encoded by the coding sequence GTGCAGATAAAGCGGCTGCGCCTGACGGGGTTCAAGAGCTTCGTCGAACCCACCGAATTGCGCATCGAGCCCGGGCTGACAGGCGTCGTTGGCCCCAATGGCTGCGGCAAGTCGAACCTTCTGGAAGCGATCCGCTGGGTGATGGGCGAATCGAGCCCCAAGTCGATGCGCGGCGGCGGCATGGAAGATGTGATCTTCGCCGGCACCTCGTCGCGCCCGGCGCGCGACTTTGCCGAGGTTGCGATCCATTGCGATACCGAAGGCGCGCTTGTCGCCGGTCTCTCCGACGCGAGCGAGGGGCGCGAGCTCGAGATCATTCGCCGGATCGAACGCGGCGCGGGTAGCGCCTATCGCGCCAATGGCCGCGACGTGCGGGCCAAGGATGTCGCGCTTATCTTTGCCGACGCAGCGACCGGCGCGCACAGCCCTGCGCTCGTCAGTCAGGGCAAGATTGCCAACGTTATCGCCGCCAAGCCGACCGAGCGCCGCGCGATGCTGGAAGAGGCTGCTGGTATCGCCGGTCTCCACGTGCGCCGCAAGGACGCCGAGCAGAAGCTGCGCGCCACCGAAACCAACTTGTCGCGCCTGTCGGAGATCGTCGCAGACATGGAGGTGCGCGCAAACGCGCTCCGTCGCCAGGCTCGCGCTGCTGAACGCTATCGCAAGCTGAGCGACGAGATCCGCATCGCCGAAGCACGGCTGATCTACGCGCGTTGGCGCGACGCCGCCGCCGCCGCCGATCAGGCGCGACGGGACGCCGACGCCGCCGAAGCGGCGGTGAGGGTGGCGCAGGAAGAGCTGGAAACGCTTTCGCGCGCGCAGACCGAGGTCGCGACACGGGTAGGATCTGCCCGCGCCGACGCGCAGGCTCAGCGCGATGCCCTCGCCGAGGCCACCGCGACGCAGGTTCGCCTGGCCGGCGAGGAACGCGCGGCGCGCCAGAGGATCGACGATCTGGCCGCGCAGCAGGCGCGGCTCGCCGATGATCGCGCGCGGGAGGGCGAACTTGCACGAGACGCGCATCATGCACTGACCACATTTGATGCCGAGAGCAAGGAGCTCGCGCAGCGTATTGCCGTGCACGATGCCGACAGGACCGCGCTTGTCGAGGCGCATCAGGCGGCGCAGGCGCGGCTGCGCGATGCCGAGGTCGCCCTCGCGCAGGCGCGCGCCAAGGCCGCGAGCGAGGCCGCTGACCGGCGCGTCGCGCTGGGCGCCCGCGACAACGCCGAAGCGGCAGTGCGGCGGATTGCGAGCGAAAGCGCGCGCGTCGAGGCGGACGTCGCGGCCCTCGGGGATAGCGCTGCACTCGCCGCCAACGTCGAGGAGAGCGCTCGCGCGGCGGCCCGCGCCGAGTCCGCGATCGCAGAGGCCGAAACCGCGCTCGCCGAGGCCGAGGCGGACCGGGAAGCTGCCACCACCGACCTCGCAGCGGTCGACGCTGGTCTTGCCGAGGCACGCGCCGCGCTCGCCGCGCTCGAAGGCGAGGCCGCTACGCTGCAGCGCGCGCTCGCCGCCGCGCGCAGCGACGCCGACCGCATCCTCGACCGGATCAAGGTAAAGCCGGGCTACGAAGCCGCGCTCGCCGCCGCGCTGGGCGACGACCTCGACGCCGGGACCGACGCCGATGCGGCGCGCAGCTGGCGCGGTGCCGAGCCCAGCAAGAATGATCCGCCCCTTGCAACCGGGACTCGCGCGCTCGCCGAGTTCGTCGATGCACCGCTGGCGCTCGCGCGCCGTCTTTCCCAGGTGGCGGTCGCCGAAGGCGACACGGGTCAGCCGCTCGCCGTCGGCCAGCGGCTCGTGACCCTCGGCGGCGTGATGCGCCGCTGGGACGGCTTCGTGACCCGCGGCGACGGCGCGACCGCGAGCGAAAGGTTGCAGCGGCAGAACCGCCTCGATGCCCTCGCCGCGCAGCGGCCGGAGGTCGAACTTGGCGTCGAGGAACTGCGTACCCGGCGCGAGAAGGCCGCCGCGACGCTCGCAGCACGCACCGAGGCGGCAGCCGCGGCGCGCAAGGCGCTCGCCGACGCTGACGAGACGCGGCGCGGCGCGCTGCGCGCGGCAGATCAGGCACAGGCGGCGCTCGACCGCCACCGCGATGCCGCCGCATTGTTCGCTGGTCGTCTCGCCGAAATCGCGGCGGCCGCCAAGGAGGCGGAAGAGCAGCTCGCAGCGCATGAGGCGGCGCTCGCCGCGCTCCCCGACGAGACGATCGCTCGGGCAGCGCTTGACGGCGCCGAGGCCGATGCCGAACGGGCACGAAGCGACGCCAACGCGGCGCAGGGAGCGCTTGCCGATCACGACCGCGCGCTCGCAGCGCTCAGCGAACGTCAGGCAGTCGTGAGCGCCGAGATCAAGAGCTGGAAGGCCCGCGCAGGCGAGGCCGCGCGCCGCGTCGCCGACATGGACAAGCGTGCAGGCGCGCTTGCGGCCGAGGCCGAAAAGCTTGCCAACCTTCCCGACAAGCTTGCCGCGGACCGCTGTGCCGCAGAGGCGCAGCAGTCGGCGTTGCGCGAAAAGGTCGCCGAAGCCGAGTTGCGCGAGCGCGAGGCCGAAGCGGCACTGCGCGAGGCCGAGGCCGCGCTCACCACCATTCGCGAGCGCGTCGCCGCGGCGCGCGAGACCCGCGCCGGGGCGGTCGCGCGGTCCGAGAACGCCGAACTCCGCCGCGTCGAAATGGGCCGACTGTCGGGCGAGCGCTTCGAATGTCCCCCGCCGCTCTTGCCCCAAAAGGCGGGTTTTGAAAGCGACGGCGTCGGGGATCCGGGGACCGAATCGGCTCAGCACGACCGGCTGATCGCCGACCGCGAGCGGCTGGGTCCGGTCAATCTGGTCGCCGCCGATGAGCTTGCCGAACTCGATACTGAACGCGAGAAGAATGCCGCCGAAATCGAGGAACTGCAGCAGGCCGTGAATCGCCTCCGCGGTTCGATCGGCAATCTGAACCGCGAAGGCCGCGTCCGCCTGCTCGCCGCATTCGAGGCAGTGAACGCCCATTTCCAGCGCCTCTTCACCACATTGTTCAATGGAGGACAGGCGCACCTCGAACTCGTCGATTCGGACGATCCGCTCGAGGCCGGGCTCGAAATCATGGCCCAGCCGCCAGGCAAGCGTCTCGGCACGCTCACCCTGCTTTCAGGCGGCGAACAGGCGCTGACCGCGGTGGCACTGATCTTCGGCCTTTTCCTTACCAACCCCGCGCCGATCTGTGTCCTCGACGAGGTGGATGCGCCACTCGACGATGCGAATATCGAGCGTTTCTGCGACCTCCTCGACCGAATGAGCCGCGAGACCAACACCCGCTATCTGATCGTCACCCACAATGCGGTGACGATGGCGCGAATGCACCGCTTGTTCGGGGTTACGATGATCGAACGGGGCGTCAGCCGCCTTGTCTCGGTCGACCTCGGCGGCGCTGAGGAATTGCTTGCGGCCGAATAG
- a CDS encoding thioredoxin domain-containing protein: protein MPKTLPTLRIALLASLGAFALAACGDSKTDPVKEQEVIAKVSAPEGKSWSDVVAVSPEGGHVMGNPDAPIKIIEFASLTCPHCADFAAESHDELKRDFIDTGRVSLELRNFVRDGVDLTAAAITHCAPPERYFPLTQSTFASQAQIFEAAQANPQGFEAAMKSAPAVRFQQIAKAVKLDEFFQSRGMTGEQVNACLANLDGIKKLEDGTSAAQQQYNLQGTPTFVINGQVAEGITSWPLLRDRLRIMGAR from the coding sequence GTGCCCAAGACCTTGCCCACGCTGCGCATTGCGCTCCTCGCCTCGCTCGGCGCCTTCGCGCTCGCCGCTTGCGGCGACAGCAAGACCGACCCGGTCAAGGAACAGGAGGTGATCGCAAAGGTCTCTGCTCCTGAAGGCAAGAGCTGGTCTGACGTCGTGGCCGTCAGCCCGGAGGGCGGGCATGTGATGGGCAACCCCGATGCGCCGATCAAAATCATCGAATTCGCGTCGCTGACCTGCCCGCACTGCGCCGATTTCGCGGCGGAGAGCCATGACGAACTGAAGCGCGATTTCATCGACACGGGCCGCGTCAGCCTTGAACTGCGCAACTTCGTACGCGACGGCGTCGACCTCACCGCTGCCGCAATCACCCATTGCGCGCCGCCCGAACGCTATTTTCCTTTGACTCAAAGTACCTTCGCCTCGCAGGCGCAGATTTTTGAAGCCGCACAGGCTAATCCGCAAGGCTTCGAGGCGGCGATGAAATCGGCGCCTGCGGTGCGTTTCCAGCAGATCGCCAAGGCCGTGAAGCTCGACGAGTTCTTCCAGTCGCGCGGCATGACCGGTGAACAGGTGAACGCCTGCCTTGCCAACCTCGACGGCATCAAGAAGCTGGAGGACGGCACGAGCGCCGCGCAGCAGCAGTACAACCTTCAGGGTACGCCAACCTTCGTGATCAACGGCCAGGTCGCCGAGGGCATCACCTCCTGGCCCCTGCTGCGCGACCGCCTGCGCATCATGGGTGCGCGCTGA
- a CDS encoding thioredoxin domain-containing protein, translating into MFAISIASLPRRAAVAALSAAALALLVGAAPAKPTGPRWSATVTESGIGSYSVGNPQAKVKLVEYFSYTCSHCAEFAKEAGVPLKAQYIDTGLVLFEYRNFIRDPLDMTAAMLARCGGPKAFAADHQAILAAQAAWLGKAAKMTQAQQAPWYQGTLGERTRRMAADTGLDVLMRARGYTPAQLNSCLASGVAEAELMGMTAIGANADKVEGTPTFFVNGRRVEVGHWADLKPILDAALKQK; encoded by the coding sequence ATGTTCGCCATTTCCATCGCATCGCTGCCCCGCCGCGCCGCCGTCGCGGCGCTCTCGGCCGCCGCGCTAGCGCTGCTTGTCGGTGCCGCGCCTGCCAAACCCACGGGCCCGCGCTGGTCGGCAACGGTCACCGAAAGCGGGATCGGCTCCTATAGCGTCGGCAATCCGCAGGCGAAGGTGAAGCTGGTCGAATATTTCAGCTACACCTGCTCGCATTGCGCCGAATTTGCAAAGGAAGCGGGGGTTCCTCTCAAGGCACAATATATCGACACGGGGCTTGTTCTGTTCGAATACCGCAACTTCATTCGCGACCCGCTCGACATGACCGCGGCAATGCTCGCCCGCTGCGGCGGACCCAAGGCGTTCGCCGCCGATCACCAGGCGATCCTCGCGGCGCAGGCTGCATGGCTGGGCAAGGCAGCGAAAATGACGCAGGCGCAGCAGGCGCCCTGGTATCAAGGCACGCTGGGCGAGCGGACGCGGCGGATGGCGGCCGACACCGGGCTCGACGTGCTGATGCGCGCGCGCGGCTATACGCCCGCGCAGCTCAATAGCTGCCTCGCGAGCGGCGTCGCCGAAGCCGAGCTGATGGGGATGACCGCCATCGGGGCGAACGCCGACAAAGTTGAAGGTACGCCGACCTTTTTCGTCAACGGCCGCAGGGTCGAAGTCGGCCACTGGGCCGATCTCAAACCGATCCTCGACGCCGCGCTCAAGCAGAAGTAA
- a CDS encoding DUF721 domain-containing protein — protein MANAGSEDPPAKAAKAKRSAKAKATARPYERPRGGEARAISDLVPEIGRTAFRKFGFIQSSVVSRWREIVGAKLADVTQPAMIRFPAGQKAGGTLHLTISGAHAPMLQHVAPDIISAVNRFFGYAAIAHVRMTHGQIVPRVPVQPPAMLKPVPAELGDSLRDIGDPELRTVLERMAAGLAAPPKLPRIS, from the coding sequence ATGGCGAATGCTGGCAGCGAAGACCCCCCCGCCAAGGCGGCGAAGGCGAAAAGGAGCGCGAAGGCGAAGGCGACCGCGCGCCCCTATGAGCGACCGCGCGGCGGCGAGGCTCGCGCGATTTCCGACCTCGTCCCCGAAATTGGACGCACAGCGTTTCGCAAATTCGGATTTATCCAGTCGTCGGTGGTCAGCCGCTGGCGCGAGATCGTCGGCGCAAAGCTGGCCGACGTTACCCAGCCTGCGATGATTCGCTTTCCTGCCGGGCAAAAGGCGGGCGGCACCCTCCATCTGACGATCAGCGGTGCGCATGCGCCGATGCTCCAGCATGTCGCGCCCGACATCATCTCCGCCGTCAATCGCTTCTTCGGTTATGCCGCCATCGCGCATGTGCGCATGACGCATGGCCAGATAGTGCCGCGGGTGCCCGTTCAGCCGCCCGCAATGCTGAAGCCCGTACCCGCCGAACTTGGGGACAGCCTTCGCGACATCGGCGATCCCGAGCTTCGAACCGTGCTCGAACGCATGGCCGCGGGGCTCGCCGCGCCGCCGAAGCTGCCGCGGATCAGTTGA
- a CDS encoding A/G-specific adenine glycosylase yields MTNGAASAARDFAPRLLAWYDRAARRLPWRVPPGSSAMPDPYRVWMAEIMLQQTTVAAVAGYFERFTARWPTVADLAAADDADVMAAWAGLGYYARARNLLACARAVVAEHRGRFPQTEAGLRALPGVGDYTAAAVAAIAFGRPAVVVDANIERVIARHSLIETPLPAAKREIKSALAPLVPNDRPGDFAQGLMDLGATICTPRSPACSLCPVMDDCRARGCADLERLPVKPPKKAKPQRYGVALWIERDERIWLVRRPAKGMLGGMRALPGGEWCATPPRESGIARVDHSFTHFELRLTLVRGERPGEATDAAAEGEWWPLSALDAAGLPTLYRKLIDRLREMDE; encoded by the coding sequence ATGACCAATGGCGCCGCATCCGCGGCGCGCGACTTCGCGCCGCGCCTGCTCGCCTGGTATGATCGCGCGGCAAGGCGCCTGCCGTGGCGCGTGCCACCGGGTAGCAGCGCGATGCCCGATCCCTACCGCGTCTGGATGGCGGAAATCATGCTCCAGCAGACGACGGTCGCCGCGGTCGCGGGTTACTTCGAGCGCTTTACCGCTCGCTGGCCCACCGTGGCCGACTTGGCAGCCGCCGACGATGCTGACGTCATGGCGGCGTGGGCGGGGCTCGGCTATTATGCCCGCGCGCGCAATCTGCTTGCCTGCGCGCGTGCAGTTGTGGCTGAGCATCGCGGGCGGTTTCCCCAGACCGAGGCCGGCCTTCGCGCGCTGCCCGGGGTCGGCGATTATACCGCGGCGGCGGTTGCAGCGATTGCCTTCGGCCGTCCGGCGGTGGTGGTCGATGCCAATATCGAGCGCGTGATCGCGCGCCACAGCCTCATCGAAACGCCGCTCCCCGCTGCAAAGCGCGAGATCAAGTCCGCGCTTGCGCCGCTGGTTCCGAACGATCGCCCAGGCGACTTCGCCCAGGGCCTGATGGACCTTGGTGCGACCATCTGCACGCCGCGAAGCCCTGCCTGCTCGCTCTGCCCGGTGATGGACGATTGCCGCGCGCGTGGCTGCGCCGACCTCGAGCGGCTGCCGGTAAAGCCGCCGAAAAAGGCGAAGCCGCAGCGTTACGGCGTTGCGCTTTGGATCGAGCGCGACGAGCGCATCTGGCTCGTTCGGCGCCCGGCAAAGGGCATGCTAGGCGGAATGCGCGCGCTCCCGGGCGGAGAATGGTGCGCGACCCCGCCTCGCGAGTCGGGCATTGCGCGGGTCGACCATAGCTTTACCCATTTCGAGTTGCGCCTCACCCTGGTGCGCGGCGAACGGCCAGGCGAAGCCACCGATGCCGCAGCGGAAGGCGAATGGTGGCCGCTCTCGGCGCTTGACGCGGCGGGCTTGCCCACGCTCTATCGCAAGCTGATCGACAGGCTGCGGGAGATGGACGAATGA
- a CDS encoding serine hydrolase domain-containing protein → MNMMVTRRALLGGMALGGAAALLPGTAWGFRADGASLYPATNAFIKGFVDRRELASTLACIGKGQEEALSFGYGTQAMDSARPVGPDTLWRLYSMTKPVTAIAAMLLIEDGKMGLDQPIADFLPAFKAMKVQNVPDGSITEVHPAKTQITVRHLLTHTAGLGYNIIQKGPIKAAYDAAGIVGGQVSRLPIPGLAPVTAAPSLAVFADRLAELPLVYEPGTRWSYSVSLDLTGRLIEVVSGQPFDAFLKTRIFDPLDMKSTWFQVPASEVHRLTTNYAPVGGVLIPMDPATSSIYLDKPPYPFGGGGLVSSARDYDRFLAMLLGEGETGGVRIMKTETARLAMSNLIDDAVDRKGTFIEGEGFGAGGRVSLPTSATGEGLYGWAGAAGTVGFVDRVRGYRVGGYTQYMPSDALPFQSGFAKAFYEDALR, encoded by the coding sequence ATGAACATGATGGTGACGCGCCGCGCGCTGCTCGGCGGAATGGCCCTGGGCGGCGCCGCCGCGCTCCTGCCCGGTACGGCGTGGGGCTTTCGGGCCGACGGGGCGAGTCTCTACCCCGCGACCAATGCCTTCATCAAAGGCTTTGTCGACCGCCGCGAACTTGCGAGCACACTCGCCTGCATCGGCAAGGGGCAAGAGGAGGCGCTGAGTTTCGGCTACGGCACGCAGGCGATGGATTCGGCCAGGCCGGTAGGCCCCGACACGCTGTGGCGGCTCTATTCGATGACCAAACCCGTTACCGCGATCGCGGCGATGCTGCTGATCGAGGACGGCAAGATGGGACTCGACCAGCCGATCGCCGACTTCCTCCCCGCCTTCAAGGCAATGAAGGTGCAGAATGTGCCCGACGGCTCAATCACCGAGGTGCATCCGGCGAAGACGCAGATCACCGTTCGCCACCTTCTTACCCACACCGCCGGGCTCGGCTACAACATCATCCAGAAGGGGCCGATCAAGGCCGCCTATGACGCCGCGGGCATCGTGGGCGGCCAGGTGAGCCGCCTGCCGATCCCCGGCCTCGCGCCCGTCACCGCGGCGCCCAGCCTTGCCGTCTTTGCCGACCGGCTTGCCGAGCTTCCCTTGGTCTACGAACCCGGCACGCGCTGGAGCTATTCGGTCAGCCTTGACCTTACAGGGCGGCTGATCGAGGTCGTGTCGGGCCAGCCTTTCGACGCCTTCCTCAAGACACGCATCTTCGATCCGCTCGACATGAAGAGCACCTGGTTCCAGGTGCCAGCGAGCGAGGTGCACCGGCTGACAACCAACTATGCGCCGGTCGGGGGCGTGCTGATCCCTATGGATCCCGCGACGAGCTCGATCTACCTCGACAAGCCGCCCTATCCATTCGGCGGCGGTGGGCTGGTGTCGAGCGCGCGCGACTATGACCGCTTCCTTGCGATGCTGCTTGGCGAAGGCGAGACAGGCGGGGTGCGGATCATGAAGACGGAGACCGCGCGGCTGGCGATGTCGAACCTCATCGATGACGCGGTCGACCGCAAGGGCACCTTCATCGAGGGCGAAGGTTTCGGCGCCGGCGGGCGCGTGTCGCTGCCGACCTCGGCTACCGGCGAGGGGCTTTACGGCTGGGCGGGCGCGGCGGGCACCGTTGGATTCGTCGACCGCGTGCGCGGTTACCGTGTTGGCGGCTACACCCAATATATGCCCTCCGACGCCCTCCCCTTCCAGTCCGGCTTTGCCAAGGCCTTCTACGAGGATGCACTGCGCTGA
- the nudC gene encoding NAD(+) diphosphatase, which yields MAMPLGFTGARLDRADQVRVDAERFAAAMADPRALCLALDGIDPIPGERGGLRWEPFDPADDRAVILLGLDEAGVPHFVREPGPGQRIDARSRTVMRLLPLLSPEEAALYGGARSLVDWHARHRFCAVCGTPTSLFRGGWGRQCSACGAEHFPRVDPVVIMLAEFEERVLVGRQPGFQPGFFSALAGFVEPGESLEEAVARELFEEAGIRVTDVSYVASQPWPFPSSLMIGCRARALGPALTLDTTEIEAAMWVDRAEVRAALAGDMGAPFMAPPPLAIARHLLEEWAG from the coding sequence ATGGCCATGCCGCTCGGATTCACAGGGGCAAGGCTCGATCGCGCCGACCAGGTGCGCGTCGATGCGGAACGCTTTGCAGCCGCGATGGCGGATCCGCGCGCCTTGTGCCTCGCACTTGACGGTATTGATCCGATTCCCGGCGAGCGCGGAGGCCTTCGATGGGAGCCCTTCGATCCTGCCGATGATCGGGCGGTGATCCTGCTCGGCCTCGACGAGGCCGGGGTCCCGCATTTCGTGCGCGAGCCCGGGCCCGGGCAGCGCATCGATGCGCGCTCGCGCACCGTGATGCGGCTGCTGCCACTCCTTTCGCCCGAGGAAGCGGCGCTCTATGGCGGCGCGCGTAGCCTCGTAGACTGGCACGCGCGGCACCGCTTCTGCGCGGTTTGCGGCACGCCGACCTCCTTGTTCCGGGGCGGTTGGGGGCGGCAATGCAGTGCCTGCGGGGCCGAACATTTTCCCCGCGTCGACCCGGTTGTGATCATGCTCGCCGAGTTTGAAGAGCGCGTGCTCGTCGGCCGCCAGCCGGGCTTCCAACCCGGTTTCTTCTCCGCGCTCGCCGGTTTCGTGGAGCCGGGAGAATCGCTCGAAGAAGCGGTTGCCCGCGAATTGTTCGAAGAAGCGGGGATCCGCGTGACCGACGTCTCTTACGTCGCAAGTCAGCCCTGGCCCTTCCCTTCCTCGCTGATGATCGGTTGCCGGGCCCGGGCGCTCGGACCCGCGTTGACGCTCGACACGACCGAGATCGAGGCTGCGATGTGGGTAGACCGCGCCGAGGTTCGCGCGGCGCTCGCGGGCGACATGGGTGCCCCCTTCATGGCCCCGCCGCCGCTCGCCATTGCGCGGCATTTGCTGGAGGAATGGGCGGGGTAG
- a CDS encoding DUF2497 domain-containing protein — protein sequence MGDLSREPSMEDILSSIRRVIARDEAPGSARAPSPADDILDLAEEEADEAAAATPVADEELVSSESADAARQSLSALSAAITAPAPAATAPAATAPGGRTVEEVVLEALRPMLKQWLDTHLPAMVESMVAKEISRITGRRL from the coding sequence ATGGGCGACCTGTCGCGAGAACCGTCGATGGAGGATATTTTGTCGTCGATCCGGCGCGTGATAGCGCGGGACGAGGCGCCCGGATCCGCGCGCGCGCCCAGCCCCGCCGACGACATCCTCGATCTCGCCGAGGAAGAAGCCGATGAGGCCGCGGCCGCCACCCCGGTGGCTGACGAGGAACTCGTTTCTTCCGAAAGCGCCGACGCCGCACGCCAGTCGCTCAGCGCCCTGAGCGCCGCAATTACTGCGCCCGCTCCCGCCGCGACCGCGCCCGCCGCGACCGCCCCGGGTGGCCGCACCGTGGAAGAAGTGGTGCTGGAGGCGCTACGCCCGATGCTCAAACAATGGCTCGACACCCATTTGCCGGCCATGGTCGAGTCGATGGTGGCAAAGGAAATCAGCCGGATTACCGGGCGGCGGCTTTAG
- a CDS encoding TolC family outer membrane protein, whose product MYDPDHRLPRSRWLAGLAVSALMMASAAQAETLQGALAKAYENNPTLTAARAGQRANDENVPIEKSFGLPSIGTSTDYTENIVIPGNSFSSPARSISAGAQLSVPIYQGGAVRNAVRAAKYRVEAGQADLRATEASVFAQVVGAYMDVLRDMAIVQLNQNNVSVLRTNLQATSDRFEIGDLTRTDVAQSEARLALAESDLRTAEANLIASREAYIRLVGEAPVDLQPPPPLPNLPATAEDAVAIALANNPDIEAANQLVNASRADIGTAKATRAPKLSATLGGGYNNFLGSLSSGVPGVGVSQETSSAAAGVSLTIPVFQGGRPSAQVRQAQSRSSQAIETYVATERDVIAQTRGAYAAWQANERVIAATQQAVSANALSLEGVRAENSVGTRSILDILNAEQEYLNTQVQLVSAKRNSYVAAFSVLAAMGKAEARDLGIEGGPLYDPAANYARVKGQIWDWADDPAPQQQATDTRSVAAADASVPEGTNPLIGPVDPALQQ is encoded by the coding sequence ATGTACGATCCAGACCACAGATTGCCCCGCAGCCGCTGGCTCGCCGGCCTGGCGGTCAGCGCTCTGATGATGGCGTCCGCGGCCCAGGCCGAAACGCTGCAGGGGGCGCTCGCAAAGGCATATGAGAATAACCCAACGCTGACCGCGGCCCGTGCGGGGCAGCGGGCGAACGACGAAAATGTGCCCATCGAGAAGAGCTTCGGTCTCCCGAGCATCGGCACGAGCACCGACTATACCGAGAATATCGTTATCCCGGGCAACAGTTTCTCCTCGCCCGCCCGCTCGATCAGTGCGGGCGCCCAGCTGTCGGTCCCCATCTATCAGGGCGGCGCGGTCCGCAATGCGGTGAGGGCAGCCAAATATCGCGTCGAGGCGGGCCAGGCTGATCTGCGCGCGACCGAGGCGAGCGTCTTCGCGCAGGTCGTCGGCGCTTATATGGACGTGCTGCGCGATATGGCGATCGTCCAGCTCAACCAGAACAATGTCTCCGTCCTGCGGACCAATTTGCAGGCGACAAGCGACCGGTTCGAAATCGGTGACCTGACGCGCACCGACGTTGCTCAGTCGGAAGCACGGCTTGCGCTTGCAGAAAGCGATTTGCGTACCGCCGAGGCGAATCTCATCGCCAGCCGCGAGGCCTATATACGGCTCGTCGGCGAGGCACCGGTCGACCTTCAGCCGCCTCCGCCGCTCCCGAACCTGCCGGCGACCGCGGAGGATGCGGTCGCAATCGCGCTCGCCAACAACCCTGACATCGAGGCGGCAAATCAGCTGGTCAATGCATCGCGCGCCGACATCGGCACCGCGAAGGCCACCCGGGCGCCCAAATTGTCAGCGACGCTCGGCGGAGGCTACAACAATTTCCTCGGCTCGCTGTCGAGCGGGGTTCCCGGGGTCGGCGTGTCGCAGGAAACGTCGAGTGCGGCGGCGGGCGTCTCACTGACCATCCCGGTCTTCCAGGGCGGGCGTCCCTCGGCACAGGTCCGCCAAGCGCAGTCGCGCTCGAGCCAGGCGATCGAGACCTATGTTGCGACCGAACGCGACGTCATTGCCCAGACCCGCGGCGCCTATGCCGCGTGGCAGGCGAACGAGCGAGTGATTGCAGCCACGCAGCAGGCGGTGAGCGCCAATGCGCTGTCGCTTGAAGGCGTGCGCGCAGAAAACAGCGTCGGCACGCGCTCGATTCTCGACATCCTCAATGCCGAGCAGGAATATCTCAACACACAGGTCCAGCTCGTCTCGGCGAAGCGCAATAGCTATGTTGCCGCCTTCTCTGTTCTCGCGGCGATGGGCAAGGCCGAGGCACGCGACCTCGGCATCGAGGGCGGCCCGCTCTATGACCCTGCCGCCAATTATGCGCGCGTGAAGGGTCAGATCTGGGACTGGGCTGACGATCCTGCGCCGCAGCAGCAGGCAACCGACACGCGCAGCGTCGCCGCGGCTGACGCCAGCGTGCCCGAGGGCACCAATCCCCTGATCGGCCCGGTTGACCCCGCGCTCCAACAATAG